TGGCGTCAACATCCCGACTGCGAAGCGCGTTGTTATCGCGCTGACCTACATTCACGGGATCGGTCCGAAATTCGCACAGGAAATCGTCGCAAAGGTCGGTATCCCGGCCGAACGTCGTGTGCATCAGCTGACGGACGCAGAAGTCCTTCAGATCCGCGAAGCCATCGACCGTGACTATCAGGTCGAAGGCGATCTTCGTCGCGATACCGCGATGAACATCAAGCGCCTGATGGACCTCGGCTGCTACCGCGGCCTGCGTCATCGCCGCGGCCTTCCGGTCCGCGGTCAGCGCACGCATACCAATGCCCGCACCCGCAAGGGCCCGGCAAAGGCAATCGCTGGCAAGAAGAAGTAATTTCCGGGAAACCGGGGTGGGGAGGCTGGCGGTCTGCGCCGGCCTCTTTTGAGTTTGGAGCGGGACCATATAGGCGCCGTTCCGGTGTAGCCGCTGGCATTACGGCGGTGAAGAGATCAACGAAAGGAATACCATGGCTAAGGAAGCCGTCCGCGTTCGCCGTCGCGAGCGCAAGAACATCTCGTCGGGTGTCGCTCACGTCAACTCGACCTTCAACAACACGATGATCACCATCACCGATGCGCAGGGCAATGCGATCGCTTGGTCGTCGGCTGGCGCCAAGGGCTTCAAGGGCTCGCGCAAGTCGACCCCGTTCGCTGCCCAGATCGCTGCCGAAGACTGCGCCAAGAAGGCCCAGGAGCACGGCATGAAGTCGCTGGAAGTCGAAGTCTGCGGTCCGGGTTCGGGTCGTGAATCGGCTCTGCGCGCGCTCCAGGCTGCGGGTTTCATGATCACGTCCATCCGCGACGTGACCCCGATCCCGCACAATGGCTGCCGTCCGCGCAAGAAGCGCCGCGTCTGATCATCGCTCTCGTCACCGGTGAGCGCCTGCGCGCTCCCGGTGGTTTTCAAGCTCGGTTGCCACGATTGGATGGTGGCAACGAACGGAAGGCAAACTCATGATTCAGAAGAACTGGCAGGAACTGATCAAGCCGAACAAGGTGGAGTTCTCTTCGAGCTCGCGCACCAGGGCGACGCTTGTTGCCGAACCGCTGGAGCGCGGCTTCGGCCTCACCCTCGGCAACGCGCTTCGCCGCGTTCTGCTCTCCTCGCTGCGCGGTGCTGCCGTCACGGCGGTGCAGATCGATGGCGTGCTGCATGAATTCTCCTCGATTCCGGGCGTCCGCGAAGACGTCACGGACATCGTGCTCAACATCAAGGAAATCGCCATCAAGATGGATGGCGATGATGCAAAACGCATGGTCGTGCGTAAGCAGGGCCCGGGTGTTGTCACGGCTGGCGACATTCAGACGGTCGGCGATATCGAAATCCTCAACCCCGAGCATGTCATCTGCACGCTCGACGAGGGCGCCGAGATCCGCATGGAATTCACCGTCAACAACGGCAAGGGCTACGTTCCGGCCGAACGCAATCGTGCGGAAGACGCTCCGATCGGTCTCATCCCGGTCGACAGCCTCTATTCGCCGGTCAAGAAGGTGTCCTACAAGGTTGAAAATACCCGCGAAGGACAGGTTCTCGACTACGACAAGCTGAACATGACCATCGAAACCGATGGCTCGATCACTGGCGAAGACGCCGTCGCTTTTGCGGCGCGCATCCTCCAGGATCAGCTTGGCGTCTTCGTCAACTTCGACGAGCCGCAGAAGGAAACCGAAGAGGAAGCAGTCACCGAACTCGCTTTCAATCCGGCTCTCCTGAAGAAGGTGGACGAACTCGAACTGTCGGTCCGTTCGGCAAACTGCCTGAAGAACGACAACATCGTCTACATCGGCGACCTCATTCAGAAGACCGAAGCAGAAATGCTCCGCACACCGAATTTTGGTCGCAAGTCGCTGAACGAAATCAAGGAAGTTCTCGCTTCCATGGGCCTGCACCTCGGCATGGAAGTGCCGGCATGGCCGCCCGAGAACATCGAAGATCTCGCCAAGCGTTACGAAGACCAGTACTGAGCGGCGTGAGGAAAAGTGTAAAGCGGTTTTCCGCTCGCACGCCGATCGCAAGAACATAACAAAAGGCAGGCTCTTTCGGCTGCCTTTCCCCGTCAAACAGCAGGCCGATCGCCTGCATGTGCCAGGAAACGGCAGGCCCACTTAGCGTAAGGGCACCTGCATTAAAGGAGAATAGCAATGCGCCATGGTAAAGCCGGCCGCAAGCTGAATAGAACTGCAAGCCACCGCAAGGCGATGTTCGCCAACATGGCGGCTTCGCTGATTACCCACGAGCAGATCGTCACGACCCTGCCGAAGGCCAAGGAAATCCGTCCGATCGTCGAGAAGCTCGTCACGCTCGGCAAGCGCGGCGACCTGCATGCTCGCCGTCAGGCGATCTCGCAGATCCGCGATGCCGCTGTCGTCTCGAAGCTGTTCGACACGATCGCAACGCGCTACGCCACCCGCAACGGCGGCTACCTGCGCATCATGAAGGCCGGCTTCCGTCAGGGCGACAATGCCGCCATGGCCGTGATCGAATTCGTTGATCGCGATGCCTATGCCAAGGGCGCAGCCGACAAGGCCCGCGTCGCTGCCGAAGAGCAGGCTGTCGCCGCTTAAATCCTCCGCTCCGGCGGAAACAGAACAGCCGGGCTGCAAAGCCCGGCTGTTTTTGTTTCTGCACGACAGCGCCGCGCTTCTTTTCAGATCAGCCGTTAAACCGGCTGAGGTGCAGATAGGACAGGTTCATTTGCGCGAAGTCTTTGAAAATCGTCGTCGAGTGCAGTTCCTCCGTCTCATAGCCCTGCTTGCGGTTATTGCGCTCGGGCTGGCGCTCAGACGGTTTGGCTATGCGGCCGATCTGCCCTTCATTGTCGTCAAATATGGTGGATCGGCACTCTGGGGAGCGATGGTCTATCTGCTCGTGGCGCTCTTTGTCGCAAGGTCACGGCCGGCGGCAATTGCTGTCACGGCGCTGTTCATAGCGATCTCGGTGGAATTGTTCCGGCTCTATCACACGCCCTGGCTCGACACGTTTCGGCTGACCACGGCAGGCGCCCTGCTGCTTGGCCGAGTCTTTTCGCTTTGGAACATGCTGGCTTATGCAATCGGCGTTGCTGCGGCCTGCGCCTTCGATCCGGCACGCCGGACTGCGTTGCGTCCTCGCGGCTAAACCTGCCGTCTCACGAGGCCGACGCCACTGCGCGATTGTGCGTCCGCCCTTTGCCCTTCTGCCTGCTGCGTGCAATCGGCCGATAGGAGCGGTAGAGGATCAGCGCAATGATCAGCCCGACATAGATATATTGCTCCAGGTCGAGGATCTTGGTCGAGAGTGCGAAGTGCAGCGCCCCGCAGGCGGCGATGATGTAGACGAGGCGATGCAGCCAGATCCAGTTCTTGCCGAGCCGGCGGATCGAGAAATTGTTGGATGTCAGCGCCAGCGGAATGAGCATCGCAAGGCCTGCCATGCCGAACATGATGAAGGGGCGCTTCAGCACGTCGTTGATGACGGCGTGAATATCCATCGCCTGGTCGAGCACCATGTAGACTGTGAAATGCATCAGCGCGTAGTAGAAGGTCAGCAGGCCGAGCGCACGGCGATAGCGCAGATAGTTCCAGCCGAAGAGCTCGCGGGCCGGGGAGACGGCAAGCGTTGCGATCAGGAAACGGATCGTCCAGATGCCGAGGAAGAGCTCGAAAGTCTTGACAGGGTCGGCGCCGAGTTGGTCGGTCGCGCCGAGATAGAAAGTCCAGGCCGCAGGCACGAGCCCGACGACATAAAGCAGCCAGACGGAGGCAGGCTGCCAGCGCTTCGGGAGGGCGAGCGACAGTTCCGCCATCAGAAATTCGCCTTCAGGTCCATGCCGGCATAAAGGCTTGCGACTTCGTCGGCATAGCCGTTGAACGGCAGGGTGGGATGGCGGCTCGCGCCGAAGAAGCCGCTCTCGCCGATGCGCCGTTCGCTGGCCTGGCTCCAGCGCGGATGGTCGACCTCAGGGTTGACGTTGGCGTAGAAGCCATACTCCTGCGGATTGGTGACCTGCCATGTATTCTTCGGCTGCTGGTCGGTGAGCGTGATCCTGACGATCGATTTGATGCCCTTGAAGCCATATTTCCACGGCACGACCAGGCGGATCGGCGCGCCGTTCTGGTTCGGCAGGGTTTCGCCATAGAGCCCGACGGCCAGTAGCGTCAGCGGATGGCGTGCCTCATCCAGGCGCAGACCCTCGACATAGGGCCAGTCGAGCGACTGGAAGAAACCCTTCTGCCCAGGCATCTCGTCTGGTCGCACCACGGTTTCGAAGGCGACGTATTTGGCGCTACCGAGCGGCTCCACCTTGTCGAGCAGCGACGCCAGCGGAAAGCCGTCCCAGGGGATGACCATCGACCAAGCCTCGACGCAGCGCATCCGGTAGGTGCGCTCCTCGATCGGGAATTCCTTGATCAGCGCCTCGAGGTCGAAGGTGCCTGGCTTGTTGACCATGCCGTCGACCTTGATCGTCCAGGGCAGCGGCTTGAAATCGCCGGAAAGAGCTGCGGGATCGCCCTTGTCGAGGCCGAACTCATAGAAATTATTGTAGGTCGTGACGTCCTTGATCGGGGTCGGTTTCTCGTCGACCTTGTACTTGCTCTCAACGGCGGAGAGGGCCGCAGCGCTCGCCTTGCCGGCGCTATAGAGCCCCATAGCGCCAAGCGCTGCCGCGCCGAGGAATTCACGGCGGCGCACATAGATCTGGCGCGGCGTGATCTCCGATGACGCGATCTTCGGTGGGCGATAGGTTGGCATGTTGAAACCTCCTCGGCGGATATCCTGAAATATAGCCCTTAAACGAACCGCCGGCATGTCTAGATTAGTTTCCGTCCATAAACGCTGGTTTTCTTGAGCTTGCAGCGCACTTGGGTTCCGCTTGGTGGCCGCTTTGAAGCCATGCGGTGTGGCTCATGGGTGCTAATTGCGGCGGCCAGGATTTCTGGTGGACATGCGCGCATTGGCAACTGCCGGCGTCACGCCGGTCCGGTTTTGGCTGGCGACATGGGATGTCAGGTCGGCCTGAGGCGGGCGAAGAGGGCGAGATTGTATGCGACCACCGAGGACCAGACATAAGCCTTGAAGTGGTCGAGCCCACGCCAGGTGCAGCGCCCCAAGCCGTAGGCGCGTTTGAGGCAGGAGATGCCGGCCTCGATGCCGGCGCGGAAGTTGCGCAGCTTGCGATAGACCCAGCGGCTCTTGACCATGTCTTCGATCCTGAGGCCGCACTTCTTGTGGAAGGCCATGTCGCAGATGCCCCAGGCTTTGGCTCGGCTCAAATTATCGCGGCTGGCATAGCCGCCGTCGGCCGCCGCCTGACGCGGCGCCTCGCCCCAGATGCCGATGTGGCGTTCCAGCATCGGCAGCAAGCGCTCGCTGTCGGCCGGGTTGCCGGTTTCGACGACGAGGTCGAGGATCAGCCCGCTTGTGCCGGTGGTCAAATTGATCTTATGGCCATACTCGACGTCGCGGCTGCCTTTGACGATGATGTCGGCATGCGGCTCGAACAAACTGACCAGCTTGTCGCCAGCCGGCACCGCCTCGCCGGCCAGGACCCGCCGCTCGGTCTGGGCGATGATCCGTTCGATCAGCGGCTTATAGTGGCGGAGTTGGGCCTGCCAGAGTTCGACCGCCGGGCCCGCCGCCAAGGGCAGTTGCGCCGCCGCCTGTTCGAGATAGCTCAAGGTGGTGC
The Rhizobium leguminosarum DNA segment above includes these coding regions:
- the msrP gene encoding protein-methionine-sulfoxide reductase catalytic subunit MsrP, which codes for MPTYRPPKIASSEITPRQIYVRRREFLGAAALGAMGLYSAGKASAAALSAVESKYKVDEKPTPIKDVTTYNNFYEFGLDKGDPAALSGDFKPLPWTIKVDGMVNKPGTFDLEALIKEFPIEERTYRMRCVEAWSMVIPWDGFPLASLLDKVEPLGSAKYVAFETVVRPDEMPGQKGFFQSLDWPYVEGLRLDEARHPLTLLAVGLYGETLPNQNGAPIRLVVPWKYGFKGIKSIVRITLTDQQPKNTWQVTNPQEYGFYANVNPEVDHPRWSQASERRIGESGFFGASRHPTLPFNGYADEVASLYAGMDLKANF
- the rplQ gene encoding 50S ribosomal protein L17 — translated: MRHGKAGRKLNRTASHRKAMFANMAASLITHEQIVTTLPKAKEIRPIVEKLVTLGKRGDLHARRQAISQIRDAAVVSKLFDTIATRYATRNGGYLRIMKAGFRQGDNAAMAVIEFVDRDAYAKGAADKARVAAEEQAVAA
- the msrQ gene encoding protein-methionine-sulfoxide reductase heme-binding subunit MsrQ encodes the protein MAELSLALPKRWQPASVWLLYVVGLVPAAWTFYLGATDQLGADPVKTFELFLGIWTIRFLIATLAVSPARELFGWNYLRYRRALGLLTFYYALMHFTVYMVLDQAMDIHAVINDVLKRPFIMFGMAGLAMLIPLALTSNNFSIRRLGKNWIWLHRLVYIIAACGALHFALSTKILDLEQYIYVGLIIALILYRSYRPIARSRQKGKGRTHNRAVASAS
- the rpsK gene encoding 30S ribosomal protein S11, with the translated sequence MAKEAVRVRRRERKNISSGVAHVNSTFNNTMITITDAQGNAIAWSSAGAKGFKGSRKSTPFAAQIAAEDCAKKAQEHGMKSLEVEVCGPGSGRESALRALQAAGFMITSIRDVTPIPHNGCRPRKKRRV
- the rpsM gene encoding 30S ribosomal protein S13 is translated as MARIAGVNIPTAKRVVIALTYIHGIGPKFAQEIVAKVGIPAERRVHQLTDAEVLQIREAIDRDYQVEGDLRRDTAMNIKRLMDLGCYRGLRHRRGLPVRGQRTHTNARTRKGPAKAIAGKKK
- a CDS encoding DNA-directed RNA polymerase subunit alpha codes for the protein MIQKNWQELIKPNKVEFSSSSRTRATLVAEPLERGFGLTLGNALRRVLLSSLRGAAVTAVQIDGVLHEFSSIPGVREDVTDIVLNIKEIAIKMDGDDAKRMVVRKQGPGVVTAGDIQTVGDIEILNPEHVICTLDEGAEIRMEFTVNNGKGYVPAERNRAEDAPIGLIPVDSLYSPVKKVSYKVENTREGQVLDYDKLNMTIETDGSITGEDAVAFAARILQDQLGVFVNFDEPQKETEEEAVTELAFNPALLKKVDELELSVRSANCLKNDNIVYIGDLIQKTEAEMLRTPNFGRKSLNEIKEVLASMGLHLGMEVPAWPPENIEDLAKRYEDQY
- a CDS encoding DUF2809 domain-containing protein, yielding MQFLRLIALLAVIALGLALRRFGYAADLPFIVVKYGGSALWGAMVYLLVALFVARSRPAAIAVTALFIAISVELFRLYHTPWLDTFRLTTAGALLLGRVFSLWNMLAYAIGVAAACAFDPARRTALRPRG
- a CDS encoding ISNCY family transposase, yielding MRQERTVQANIFDLFAEHEIGRELKAMSQWLDEHRDLLGLVAQDLRRHGVKETGREGLPAEAVLRCALLKQHRQLSYEELAFHLEDSASFRAFARLPWGWNPKKSVLHKTISAIRAGTFEAINRVLLTSARQDKVERGKVVRIDSTVTSALMHEPSDSSLLWDCVRVMVRLLQQAASLGSAISWHDHCRAAKKRSRAIQFTRGRPKRVQHYRALLRITRTTLSYLEQAAAQLPLAAGPAVELWQAQLRHYKPLIERIIAQTERRVLAGEAVPAGDKLVSLFEPHADIIVKGSRDVEYGHKINLTTGTSGLILDLVVETGNPADSERLLPMLERHIGIWGEAPRQAAADGGYASRDNLSRAKAWGICDMAFHKKCGLRIEDMVKSRWVYRKLRNFRAGIEAGISCLKRAYGLGRCTWRGLDHFKAYVWSSVVAYNLALFARLRPT